One Pseudodesulfovibrio cashew DNA window includes the following coding sequences:
- a CDS encoding pyridoxal phosphate-dependent aminotransferase, which produces MSISKRCCGITPFLVMEILEKAQAMERNGESVIHMEVGEPDFDTPECAKRASCEALDKGHTHYTHSLGIPELREAVAEDYQKRYGVDVDPANIAVTQGTSPAMLALFSAILEEGDKVITSDPCYACYDNFITFAGAEPVKITVTEEDSFQLRVSAIREAVEANDNVKAILINSPANPTGTLLSEERLKGIAALAEEKGLWVVSDEIYHGLVYEGTEHSILEYTDRAFVLNGFSKLYAMTGWRLGYVIAPPDFMRTLQTVCQNFFISANTMAQWGGVAALKEADEDVARMKETYNKRRVYMLERLKGMGFDIKHDPTGAFYVLVNMRHLAAKFDGSSLALAYDILKKAKIGVTPGIDFGEGAEGFIRFSYATSLDDIREGMDRLEGYLKEYGG; this is translated from the coding sequence ATGAGCATTTCGAAACGATGCTGCGGCATTACCCCGTTTCTGGTCATGGAAATCCTGGAAAAGGCCCAGGCGATGGAACGCAACGGCGAATCCGTCATCCACATGGAGGTGGGCGAGCCTGACTTCGACACGCCGGAGTGCGCCAAGCGCGCGTCCTGCGAGGCGCTGGACAAGGGCCACACCCACTATACCCACTCCCTGGGCATCCCCGAGCTGCGCGAGGCCGTGGCCGAGGATTACCAAAAGCGCTACGGCGTGGATGTGGACCCGGCCAACATCGCCGTCACCCAGGGCACCAGCCCGGCCATGCTCGCCCTGTTCTCCGCCATCCTTGAGGAGGGAGACAAGGTCATCACCTCGGACCCGTGTTACGCCTGCTACGACAACTTCATCACCTTTGCGGGCGCGGAGCCGGTCAAGATCACGGTCACCGAAGAGGACAGCTTCCAACTCCGCGTTTCGGCCATCCGCGAGGCAGTGGAGGCCAACGATAACGTCAAGGCCATCCTGATCAACTCTCCGGCCAACCCCACGGGCACGCTGCTCTCCGAGGAGCGGCTCAAGGGCATCGCGGCCCTGGCCGAGGAAAAGGGCCTCTGGGTGGTCTCGGATGAGATCTACCACGGCCTGGTTTACGAGGGCACCGAGCACTCCATCCTCGAATACACGGACCGCGCCTTCGTGCTCAACGGCTTTTCCAAGCTCTACGCCATGACCGGCTGGCGGCTGGGCTACGTCATCGCGCCGCCGGACTTCATGCGCACCCTGCAGACGGTCTGCCAGAACTTCTTCATCTCGGCCAACACCATGGCCCAGTGGGGCGGGGTCGCGGCTCTGAAAGAAGCGGACGAGGACGTTGCGCGGATGAAGGAGACCTACAACAAGCGGCGCGTGTACATGCTTGAGCGGCTCAAGGGCATGGGCTTCGACATCAAGCACGACCCCACGGGCGCGTTCTACGTGCTGGTGAACATGCGCCACCTGGCCGCGAAGTTCGACGGCTCGTCCCTGGCCCTGGCCTATGACATCCTGAAGAAGGCGAAGATCGGCGTCACGCCGGGGATCGACTTCGGTGAAGGTGCCGAAGGGTTCATCCGCTTCTCCTACGCCACCTCGCTGGACGACATTCGTGAAGGGATGGACCGGCTGGAAGGGTATTTGAAGGAATATGGCGGGTAG
- a CDS encoding FKBP-type peptidyl-prolyl cis-trans isomerase, with product MTAQQGSTVKVHYTGTLKEDGSRFDSSEGRDPLEFKLGEGMVIAGFEKAVIGKSVGDKVTTEIPPAEGYGDPNPQLVFQVRRNQIPPNVELQEGVMLELRTEDGQPAYVRVTEFDEETVTLDGNHPLAGKTLVFDIEVVEVS from the coding sequence GCACAACAAGGAAGCACCGTCAAGGTACACTACACCGGCACGTTGAAAGAAGACGGCAGCAGGTTCGATTCGAGCGAAGGCCGCGACCCGCTGGAGTTCAAGCTGGGCGAGGGCATGGTCATCGCCGGTTTTGAAAAGGCAGTCATCGGCAAATCCGTGGGCGACAAGGTCACCACCGAGATTCCCCCGGCAGAGGGGTATGGCGATCCCAACCCGCAGTTGGTCTTCCAGGTCCGCCGCAACCAGATTCCGCCCAATGTCGAGCTGCAGGAAGGCGTCATGCTGGAGCTGCGCACCGAAGACGGCCAGCCCGCCTATGTGCGGGTCACCGAGTTCGATGAGGAGACGGTCACCCTGGACGGCAACCACCCTCTGGCCGGAAAGACCCTTGTCTTTGACATCGAGGTTGTGGAAGTTTCCTAA